The following proteins are co-located in the Desulfatirhabdium butyrativorans DSM 18734 genome:
- a CDS encoding YXWGXW repeat-containing protein, whose product MKEDRLPLNRCLFAMCIWVGSLLIISMATSARAQAPPDEGMEVLTRGPVHEAFASVSSNQLEPEPVVPKIVPDPIEELPPDQRPDGDHMAWIPGYWSWDDERADFIWVSGVWRSIPPGRQWIPGYWTIVGNGSQYIHGFWAEIQNQETVYLSPPPASLESGPNSPQPTIDQVWAPGTWVWYENHYAWQPGYWVPTNPNWIWMPAHYQWTPRGYIFVQGYWDYDLDRRGILFAPVYYSRPVYVRPAYVYTPVIALDIGVVAFGLFTLSSSHAYYFGDYYDLRYEHRGYRPWYAPKATRYGYDPLYLGFRSHHIRRDPEWEHRLHEQYRYRREHPDARPPHTFARQMQYIKTHPGAPPNEMIGRRFSDIVENRAQPARFTRLDDRQRENLQLRGREIHQFQLERRQLELPPNMGGRPLKPADIRQPVGLPLPRSPISAPHQDQPRLRPQEMPAPRPQDRPQPPQVRPPDRQPQPPQTDFQNRQEPPHGRIQEPNRVIQQPQPVIRPQEAPTPRPQDRPQSPLVKPQDKQPQPPPQPGPQNRQEPPHGRIQEPNRVIPQPQPAIRPQEMPAPRPQDRPQPPQVRPQDRQPQPQQPSPQNRPEPPHGRIQEPNRVIPQPQPAIRPQEMPAPRPQDRPQPPQVRPPDRQPQPPPQPGHQNRQEPPRGKPNDPKRDPPQDKP is encoded by the coding sequence ATGAAAGAAGACCGTTTACCGCTCAATCGATGTCTGTTTGCCATGTGCATATGGGTGGGCTCATTGCTGATCATCTCCATGGCGACGTCGGCTCGGGCCCAGGCCCCGCCGGATGAAGGAATGGAGGTGCTGACACGTGGACCGGTCCATGAAGCCTTTGCGAGTGTCAGTTCCAATCAGCTCGAACCGGAACCGGTCGTGCCCAAAATCGTTCCCGATCCGATCGAGGAATTACCGCCGGATCAGCGCCCCGATGGTGATCATATGGCCTGGATACCGGGATATTGGAGCTGGGATGACGAACGCGCGGACTTCATCTGGGTCAGCGGGGTCTGGCGTTCTATCCCACCAGGCCGTCAGTGGATCCCCGGTTACTGGACAATCGTCGGAAACGGAAGCCAATATATTCACGGGTTCTGGGCCGAGATTCAAAACCAGGAGACCGTTTATCTGTCTCCACCCCCCGCCTCACTGGAATCCGGCCCCAATTCACCCCAGCCAACGATTGATCAGGTTTGGGCTCCGGGAACCTGGGTATGGTATGAAAATCACTATGCCTGGCAGCCCGGGTACTGGGTTCCGACCAATCCGAACTGGATATGGATGCCCGCTCACTACCAATGGACACCCAGGGGCTATATCTTTGTGCAGGGTTACTGGGATTATGATCTGGATCGCCGCGGTATCCTGTTTGCGCCGGTTTACTATTCCCGTCCGGTCTATGTGCGTCCCGCTTACGTGTATACACCGGTTATCGCTTTGGATATCGGCGTGGTCGCCTTTGGTCTTTTTACCCTGTCTTCTTCACATGCCTATTATTTCGGTGATTACTATGACCTCCGATACGAGCACCGCGGCTATCGCCCCTGGTACGCGCCAAAGGCTACGCGATATGGTTACGACCCCTTGTATCTCGGCTTTCGTTCACACCACATCCGCAGAGACCCCGAATGGGAGCATCGCCTCCATGAACAATACCGATATCGCCGAGAGCATCCGGATGCAAGGCCCCCGCACACATTCGCTCGTCAAATGCAATATATCAAAACGCATCCGGGCGCGCCTCCGAACGAGATGATCGGAAGAAGGTTTTCCGATATCGTGGAGAACAGGGCACAACCGGCTCGATTCACCCGACTGGATGATCGTCAAAGGGAAAACCTGCAATTGCGGGGACGAGAAATACACCAATTCCAACTGGAACGGAGACAATTGGAATTGCCGCCGAACATGGGAGGAAGGCCCCTGAAGCCTGCCGATATCCGGCAACCCGTAGGATTACCATTGCCCAGATCGCCCATTTCAGCGCCCCACCAGGATCAACCCCGTCTAAGGCCACAGGAAATGCCTGCACCCAGGCCCCAGGATCGGCCGCAACCACCGCAGGTCAGGCCTCCGGACAGACAGCCACAGCCCCCGCAAACCGACTTTCAGAACCGGCAGGAACCGCCTCATGGCAGAATTCAGGAGCCCAATCGGGTTATCCAGCAACCCCAGCCCGTGATCAGACCGCAGGAAGCCCCGACACCCAGGCCCCAGGATCGGCCGCAATCACCACTGGTCAAGCCTCAAGACAAACAGCCACAGCCACCCCCACAACCCGGCCCTCAAAACCGGCAGGAACCGCCTCATGGCAGAATTCAGGAGCCCAATCGGGTTATCCCGCAACCCCAGCCCGCGATCAGGCCACAGGAAATGCCTGCACCCAGGCCCCAGGATCGGCCGCAACCACCGCAGGTCAGGCCACAGGACAGGCAGCCACAGCCCCAGCAACCCAGCCCCCAGAACCGGCCGGAGCCGCCTCATGGCAGAATTCAGGAGCCAAACCGGGTCATTCCGCAACCCCAGCCCGCGATCAGGCCACAGGAAATGCCTGCACCCAGGCCCCAGGATCGGCCGCAACCACCGCAGGTCAGGCCTCCGGACAGGCAGCCACAGCCGCCTCCACAACCCGGCCATCAGAACCGGCAGGAGCCGCCTCGTGGCAAACCCAACGACCCAAAGCGGGATCCGCCTCAGGATAAGCCGTGA
- a CDS encoding LemA family protein, whose translation MKIRRFSLWVFFAVVLSLTGCGYNAMQQAEEHVFKAWGDVEATLQRRADLIPNLVETVKGYATHERETLEAVVNARAKATSVKLSADDLSDPAAMERLQQAQGQLSSSLSRLLVVAEQYPDLKASENFRDLQNQLEGTENRINVARQRYNQAAESFNSMIRSFPNSVTNSLLLHLKRKEYIKADEAARAVPKVKF comes from the coding sequence ATGAAAATCCGGAGATTTTCGCTCTGGGTGTTTTTCGCTGTAGTGCTTTCACTGACCGGCTGCGGCTACAACGCCATGCAGCAGGCGGAAGAACATGTGTTCAAGGCATGGGGCGATGTGGAAGCCACTCTTCAGCGCCGCGCCGATTTGATCCCCAATCTGGTGGAAACCGTCAAAGGCTACGCCACGCACGAGCGCGAAACACTGGAGGCTGTCGTCAATGCGCGCGCCAAGGCAACCTCCGTGAAATTGTCTGCGGATGACCTGAGCGACCCGGCAGCCATGGAACGCCTGCAGCAGGCGCAGGGGCAGCTTTCATCTTCACTGTCCCGGCTGCTGGTCGTAGCCGAACAGTATCCGGACCTCAAGGCAAGCGAAAACTTCCGGGACCTGCAAAACCAGTTGGAAGGGACCGAAAACCGCATCAACGTGGCGCGCCAGAGGTACAACCAGGCCGCCGAATCGTTCAATTCCATGATACGATCCTTTCCAAACAGCGTCACCAACAGTCTCTTGCTTCATCTGAAACGCAAGGAGTACATCAAGGCGGACGAAGCTGCCAGGGCTGTTCCCAAAGTGAAGTTCTGA
- a CDS encoding TPM domain-containing protein, giving the protein MNPSLRKGRIRIFGVLLCMAVLLPWSAAALDVPALKGRVNDYGNILSPEAAKRIDSLLKELEEKDSTQVVVLTVPTLEGDSLEDFSIRVAERWKIGHKGLDNGAILVIARSERKIRIEVGYGLEGKLTDLMAGRIIRDRIVPEFRAGRFDQGVINGVVAITEIVRGEFQAPAKKPTGPAASGLEDFVPFLLFFVFLVSALGRVSKPLGTVGGGLAMPFLGHMAFAPGPLILLGMAGIGMLLGYVLASIAAASSSRGSGYSGRGGPWIGFSGGGGGFSSGGGGFSGGGGGFGGGGASGSW; this is encoded by the coding sequence ATGAATCCATCGCTGCGCAAGGGCCGGATCCGGATATTTGGGGTGCTGCTGTGTATGGCGGTTTTGCTGCCGTGGTCTGCCGCAGCGCTCGATGTACCGGCATTGAAGGGCCGGGTAAACGACTATGGCAATATATTGTCGCCCGAAGCGGCAAAGCGGATCGATTCCCTCCTGAAGGAGCTGGAAGAGAAAGACTCGACCCAGGTCGTGGTACTCACCGTTCCCACACTGGAGGGAGATTCGCTGGAGGATTTTTCAATCCGGGTGGCCGAACGCTGGAAGATCGGCCACAAGGGCCTCGACAATGGCGCCATTCTGGTGATCGCGCGTAGCGAGCGCAAAATTCGGATCGAGGTGGGCTATGGGCTGGAGGGGAAACTAACGGACCTCATGGCCGGACGGATCATCCGGGACCGGATCGTGCCGGAATTCCGGGCAGGCCGGTTCGATCAGGGGGTGATCAACGGCGTTGTGGCAATCACCGAAATCGTTCGGGGTGAATTTCAGGCTCCCGCCAAGAAACCGACTGGACCCGCTGCATCCGGTCTGGAAGATTTCGTTCCGTTTCTGCTCTTTTTCGTCTTCCTGGTGTCCGCGCTGGGCAGGGTGAGCAAGCCTTTGGGAACGGTAGGCGGCGGACTGGCCATGCCCTTTCTGGGCCACATGGCCTTCGCCCCGGGCCCCCTGATTCTGCTCGGTATGGCAGGCATCGGTATGCTCCTGGGCTATGTGCTGGCATCCATTGCCGCTGCATCATCGTCCAGAGGGTCGGGCTATTCCGGACGCGGCGGGCCATGGATTGGTTTTTCGGGTGGCGGTGGCGGGTTTTCCTCCGGCGGCGGGGGCTTTTCGGGCGGAGGCGGCGGATTTGGAGGCGGCGGCGCTTCCGGGAGCTGGTAA
- a CDS encoding superoxide dismutase: MNMQHTNPFSALMDRRRFLIVSASTVAWLALGCSSKTEQAASPHVLPALPYAENALEPVISAKTIEFHYGKHHKGYIDQLNKLIAGTEFADLPLDKIIARTAGKPDKMAIFNNAAQAWNHNFYWKSMRSNGGDEPPAALRQKMEASFGSVDACRKELARVAVSQFGSGWAWLVLDGDKLKVVKTANADIPLTAGMKPLLTIDVWEHAYYLDYQNRRSDYVNAVIGKLVNWEFALQNIG, encoded by the coding sequence ATGAACATGCAGCACACCAATCCTTTTTCTGCTTTAATGGACCGTCGCAGATTTCTCATTGTATCCGCCAGCACCGTTGCCTGGCTTGCGCTCGGCTGTTCTTCAAAAACGGAACAGGCAGCGTCACCCCATGTTTTGCCTGCGCTTCCCTATGCCGAAAACGCGCTGGAACCCGTAATCTCCGCAAAAACGATTGAATTTCACTATGGGAAGCATCACAAGGGGTATATTGACCAACTGAACAAGCTGATAGCAGGAACGGAATTTGCCGATCTGCCGTTGGATAAGATCATCGCCCGGACAGCCGGCAAGCCCGACAAAATGGCGATCTTCAACAATGCAGCACAAGCGTGGAACCACAATTTTTACTGGAAAAGCATGCGATCGAACGGTGGAGACGAACCGCCCGCCGCACTTCGGCAGAAAATGGAGGCATCCTTCGGCAGCGTGGATGCCTGCAGGAAGGAGCTTGCCCGTGTAGCCGTTTCCCAGTTCGGCAGCGGTTGGGCATGGCTTGTCCTGGATGGCGACAAGCTCAAGGTGGTAAAGACCGCCAACGCAGATATCCCCCTGACAGCAGGCATGAAGCCCCTTCTGACCATTGACGTGTGGGAGCATGCCTATTATCTGGACTATCAGAATCGCCGCTCAGACTACGTGAATGCCGTGATCGGCAAGCTGGTCAACTGGGAATTTGCCCTGCAGAACATCGGCTAA
- a CDS encoding TPM domain-containing protein, translated as MMSDPVRKFLKEAELEQIESCVRDAEQTMRGEIVVMVAAASNDYRFAGLLGAATFSIPAAIVLARIIGPLIWAGPHDLWVFLGIVLPLFFLFREIVMRLPWLKRLFIPEKEMDREVREAATIQFFSKGLHRTREETGVLIYISVLEGKVWVLGDRGVDAVAPPGFWQEIVDQVVAGIKEGRQAAAICTAVGRIRGMLAEKFPAVPGDTNELPNLIVGA; from the coding sequence ATGATGAGCGATCCAGTCAGAAAATTCTTGAAGGAAGCGGAACTGGAGCAGATCGAATCCTGCGTCAGGGATGCGGAGCAAACGATGCGGGGCGAGATTGTCGTCATGGTGGCCGCAGCCAGCAACGACTATCGCTTCGCCGGGCTGCTTGGGGCTGCGACATTTTCGATTCCTGCAGCAATTGTCCTTGCCCGCATCATCGGGCCGCTGATTTGGGCCGGGCCCCATGACCTCTGGGTTTTTCTGGGGATCGTTCTTCCCCTGTTTTTTCTATTCCGGGAAATCGTCATGCGGCTTCCCTGGCTGAAACGGCTGTTTATCCCCGAAAAGGAGATGGATCGCGAAGTCAGGGAAGCCGCCACGATCCAGTTTTTTTCGAAGGGTCTGCACCGGACGCGTGAGGAGACCGGGGTCCTGATCTACATCTCGGTCCTGGAGGGCAAGGTCTGGGTACTGGGCGACCGCGGGGTCGATGCCGTAGCACCCCCAGGCTTCTGGCAGGAAATTGTTGATCAGGTTGTGGCTGGGATCAAGGAAGGCCGTCAGGCAGCCGCCATCTGCACGGCGGTCGGCAGAATTCGGGGAATGCTTGCGGAAAAGTTTCCTGCGGTTCCAGGCGATACGAACGAACTGCCAAACCTGATCGTTGGCGCATAA